One Bufo gargarizans isolate SCDJY-AF-19 chromosome 4, ASM1485885v1, whole genome shotgun sequence DNA window includes the following coding sequences:
- the B3GNT2 gene encoding N-acetyllactosaminide beta-1,3-N-acetylglucosaminyltransferase 2, producing MSVGRRRFKLVGILMMVNFFIYVIVEVSKSDSQDKNGKSQVLLPTGQFWRKRAASGAYWNREQQKLDRLYNPILNLLNNATVEEMVASNASLLNSCEMDLNIRSEIKDFDSLPDRFKDFLYYIRCKNYSLVLDQPHKCKDKPFLLLAIKSLTPQFDRRQAIRESWGKELKVNNMTVVRVFLLGDTPQEDHHPDLSGLIKYESDRYKDILLWNYRDTFFNLTLKEVLFLKWVSHSCPDVQFIFKGDDDVFVNTHQILDYLKTISTEKAKDLFVGDVIKDAGPHRDKKVKYYIPESLYAGSYPVYAGGGGFLYSGHLALRLYNATSRVLLYPIDDVYTGMCLEKLGLAPEKHKGFKTFDIEEKQKNNICSYSNLILVHPRKPQEVIKIWSKLQDSSLNC from the coding sequence ATGAGTGTTGGAAGGAGAAGATTCAAGCTGGTGGGGATCTTAATGATGGTAAACTTCTTCATCTATGTCATCGTTGAAGTATCGAAGAGCGACAGCCAAGACAAAAATGGGAAAAGCCAGGTTCTATTACCTACCGGTCAGTTCTGGAGGAAACGTGCAGCAAGCGGTGCTTATTGGAATAGAGAGCAACAGAAACTCGACCGATTGTACAATCCCATCCTAAATCTGCTCAATAACGCTACCGTGGAAGAGATGGTGGCTTCCAACGCAAGTCTTTTAAATTCATGCGAAATGGATCTAAATATACGGTCCGAAATCAAGGATTTTGACAGCCTGCCAGACAGATTTAAAGACTTCCTTTATTATATAAGATGCAAGAACTATTCTCTGGTGTTGGATCAGCCACATAAATGTAAGGATAAGCCTTTCTTGCTGCTGGCCATCAAGTCCCTTACACCACAGTTTGATAGACGACAAGCCATACGAGAGTCCTGGGGCAAGGAACTGAAAGTGAACAACATGACTGTGGTCAGAGTGTTTCTCCTTGGAGATACTCCACAGGAGGATCATCATCCCGATCTTTCTGGCTTGATAAAATATGAAAGTGACCGGTATAAAGACATCCTTCTCTGGAATTACCGAGACACTTTCTTCAATTTAACTCTTAAAGAAGTTCTCTTTCTGAAGTGGGTAAGCCATTCCTGTCCCGACGTCCAGTTTATCTTTAAAGGAGACGATGATGTTTTTGTAAATACCCATCAGATCCTGGATTACTTGAAGACCATCTCCACAGAAAAGGCCAAAGATTTATTTGTAGGAGATGTGATTAAGGATGCCGGACCTCACAGAGACAAAAAGGTGAAGTACTATATTCCCGAGAGTCTGTACGCAGGTTCCTACCCTGTGTATGCCGGGGGCGGGGGCTTCCTTTATTCAGGCCATCTTGCTTTAAGACTCTACAATGCAACATCTAGGGTTCTCCTTTATCCGATTGACGACGTATATACTGGAATGTGCCTTGAGAAGCTAGGGCTCGCTCCAGAGAAACACAAGGGGTTCAAGACTTTTGATATAGaggagaaacaaaaaaataacatttgttcGTATTCCAATTTAATTTTGGTCCATCCTAGAAAACCCCAAGAAGTAATTAAGATTTGGTCCAAGCTGCAAGACTCTAGTTTGAATTGTTAA